The Brassica oleracea var. oleracea cultivar TO1000 chromosome C7, BOL, whole genome shotgun sequence sequence NNNNNNNNNNNNNNNNNNNNNNNNNNNNNNNNNNNNNNNNNNNNNNNNNNNNNNNNNNNNNNNNNNNNNNNNNNNNNNNNNNNNNNNNNNNNNNNNNNNNNNNNNNNNNNNNNNNNNNNNNNNNNNNNNNNNNNNNNNNNNNNNNNNNNNNNNNNNNNNNNNNNNNNNNNNNNNNNNNNNNNNNNNNNNNNNNNNNNNNNNNNNNNNNNNNNNNNNNNNNNNNNNNNNNNNNNNNNNNNNNNNNNNNNNNNNNNNNNNNNNNNNNNNNNNNNNNNNNNNNNNNNNNNNNNNNNNNNNNNNNNNNNNNNNNNNNNNNNNNNNNNNNNNNNNNNNNNNNNNNNNNNNNNNNNNNNNNNNNNNNNNNNNNNNNNNNNNNNNNNNNNNNNNNNNNNNNNNNNNNNNNNNNNNNNNNNNNNNNNNNNNNNNNNNNNNNNNNNNNNNNNNNNNNNNNNNNNNNNNNNNNNNNNNNNNNNNNNNNNNNNNNNNNNNNNNNNNNNNNNNNNNNNNNNNNNNNNNNNNNNNNNNNNNNNNNNNNNNNNNNNNNNNNNNNNNNNNNGTCAACTCAGCGAGTCAACTCGGTTGACTCGGTTAACCAGTTGGTTAGCCGGTTTAAATTGATTTCAATTCGGTTAGGTTAAACCGGTCGGTTAAAATCAATTGGAAATCGATTAGGATAAACCGGATTAATTAATTAATTAAATAATTAATTAAATAATTGATCTTTGACCAGCGGGTTGACTTTCCCGTAAATACCTGTTTTAAACCGTTCGAAAGGCGTTCTGACTCGGAATTTCGATCTGATTTCAGATTTGGAGTCCATTTGAGCAGTTGGAGTTCATAGATACCACTCCTATTCCTTGCTAAGGTGAGTGTCTATTCCGAACTTCTCGTTCACGGCTTAGGATTCCGAATAAATATAATTTATTTCTAATATGTTCCGTCTGCTTGAATCGAGTCTGTCATTGCTTGTTTGGTTATTAGGTTCTTTGCTTAAACCGGAACTAGGGTGGTAGATGGTTCAACAATGATTGATTCACTTGATATAATTCTTAGTTATGGATATGTTTGGGGCGGCTACAGGAAGGTGTTCCTGTATGTCAGATTGTTTGTAAGGGTACGGCCAGATTCAGTCGACCGTCTGGACCGTATTCTGGAGAGGTCGATAAATCGTCTAAGGGCGGTGTTACCGAGCACTTAGGTCGGCGTGTTTCATTTGGCCTGTTAGTGGGCTGCGAGTGTACACCTCGCTAGGACCATTGTTTGTTGCTTGGGTACTTTAGGTACCGTGTTTGACATGTATTAGATTTAAATTATAATTATTCGAAATGCTATGTCCGTGTTCCCGGACTTCGGGATAGCATCCCATATCTCATTGGGCGATTCTCCTGTCGCTCACCCCTCACTCTTTCCCCCTTTTAGGTGAGATCAATGAGCAGGAGTGATCCTATCAGACTTGGGCTTCTTGGTGCTATTTGGGGCTTTTGGGCTTTTACTACTATCGGGCTTTGGACTTCTATCACTCTTTTCGTTTTATCGCTTTTGGGCATTTGAGCTGCTATCTATCGCTTATGTTTATTTCCCATTTCAAACTTTTGGTTTATGTCGTATTTTATATTTCGACCACAAAGTCAACTCACTTAATCTTCTTGCTCAAGTTGAAATAGACGATGGCAACAACGAGAACCTTTCTAGTTCTTTTCTCTCTCGCTTGTTCTCTTACTCTCTGCATCTGCGACGACGAGAGTAACTATGGCGGCGGTGAAGGGAATCTTTTCCCAGGTTTCTATAGAAGCTCATGCCCTAAGGCCGAGGAGATCGTGAGGTCAGTTGTAGCTCAAGCTGTTGCAAAAGAGGCTCGTATGGCTGCTTCTCTCATGAGGCTTCATTTCCACGACTGTTTTGTTCAGGTACTCGATGGTTTCTTTTAGAAAGTTACTTGCTCGACAAGCTAACGATTAATGTAAAAAATTATCATTGTATCTGTTGTAGGGCTGTGATGGCTCGTTGCTTCTAGACAGCAGTGGAAGTATAGGTTCTGAGAAAGGCTCTAACCCTAATAGCAACTCGGCTCGCGGGTTTGATGTTGTTGACCAGATCAAAGCTGCATTGGAGAATGAATGCCCTGGAACTGTTTCTTGTGCTGACTTGTTAACCCTAGCTGCTAGGGACTCCTCTGTTCTTGTAAGTCGGTTTGTTTTTTCTCTCTTTACTTCTTTCTTGTGTTGTCAGGCTCTAATTTGGTTTTGATTTGAGCGCAGACTGGTGGACCAAGCTGGATGGTTCCTTTGGGAAGAAGAGATTCGAGAAGTGCAAGCTTGAGTGGCTCAAACAACAACATTCCTGCACCCAACAACACTTTCAGCACAATTCTCTCGAGGTTTAATAATCAAGGTCTCGATCTCACCGACCTTGTTGCCCTGTCTGGTAAGCTTACTTTACACACAAGGAAAAGACATGGTCATGTTTAATTTACGTGCTTCTCAAGTTAACATTAAAATCTAAAACATTTATTACTTATTTTCAGGGAGTCACACCATCGGCTTCTCAAGATGCACGAGTTTCAGACAAAGACTTTACAACCAGTCCGGAAATGGAAGTCCCGACATAACCTTAGAGCAGTCCTATGCTACTAACTTGCGCCAGAGGTGTCCGCCATCAGGTGGAGACCAAAACCTGTCGGAGCTTGACATCAACAGTGCCGGAAAGTTTGATAACAGCTACTTCAAGAACTTGATCGAGAACATGGGACTTTTGAATTCTGACCAGGTCTTATTCTCTAGCAACGAGGAATCTAGCGAGCTTGTGAAGACATATGCAGAGGATCAGGAAGAGTTCTTCGAGCAGTTCGCAGAATCAATGATCAAGATGGGGAATCTCTCTCCCTTGACAGGTTCGAGTGGTGAGATCAGGAAGAATTGCAGGAAGATTAACTCTTGATTTTGTGTGTGCTATGGAATGTGAGAAAAAGAAATGAAACATGTTTTCCGGGGGGTTAATGTTTGTGTGTTTTTTTGTCTTTTTGTATGTTTTACTATTTGAAAGTTGAATGAACAAACCTTTATTTAGTAGTTATTTATATAAGTTCGAGATCGTTAGAGCACTTCCAATGGTAGTATTAAGAGGAGTTTTTAGCATTTAAAGAAAAAGAAAAAAATTAAAATTAGGAGAGAGAATGAACAAAATTTAGCGTCTAGTAAGAGGTTTTAGTGAGAGGTTTCTCTCGGCAATCCCTAGTGGGCTTTAGTGTTTTATCCAAGGGGTTTTAAGGAGGTTTTCATTGGGCAGTGTACTTTGTTGGTTAAAACACGTTTTCTTTTTTAAAGCACGAGTTTACCTTGGTTTAAGGTCATAAGTTGCTCACTTTAGAGATAACCTTATCTGTTTGTTCTTACTGTTCTAAAAAAACTTTAAAGACAAAAGTGGTTGGGAGTTGGAGGATTTCGATTCTGAGATTTAAGAGAAGCTTTTAAGAGATGTTGGTTGCAATGGATAGAGCCATGATGGCTTTAAGTTTGGAGGAAGAAGAAGTGCCCTTCAAGATGCCTGACTTGCCTGGAGTCAGCTCAGCGGAGGAGAATGAACTAGTCTAATGGGGAGAGCGCTCAACCCTGAGTGTCAACCCATGGCCCGTTTGATTATTCAGATGCCAAGGAAATGGCAAAAGGAAGGAAGGGTGAGGGGTATTGCTCTGTCACAGGAACGCTTTCAGTTTATCTTTAAGAATGAACACGATCTGATGAACGTGTTAGAGAAGGGTGTTCAGACGTTCAATGAGTGGGTGATTGTGTTGGAGAGGTGGGTCGAGAATCTCCCAGAGGACTACCTGCAATTCATCCCTCTATGGGTTCAGATGAGGAACAAACCCGTAAACTATTACACAACGGTGGCGTTAGAAGCCCTGGGGGACATAGTTGGGAAAGTTAAAGTGGTAGCTTTTGATCCAACGAAGCCGATAACTCAAGACTACATCAGAGTTTTGGTGAGGTTCAATGTAGCTAACCCCTTGAGAACGTCTAAGGTGATAGACCTTGGTGGGGGGAAGTCCATGGTTATTCGGTTCAGTTATGAAAAGGTTCAGAAAAAGTGTTATCATTACCAGAGATTGAACCATGAGAAACCAGTGTGCCCCATCCTAGTGCGTCAAAGACAAGAAGAGGCGCAACTGAGGAGAAGCAGAGTCCAGGAAGAACTTGCTTTGAAGAAACAGGTTTTGCAGGAACATGATCCTCTCTTTGGGGTTTTGCTTGAGTCGCAAGTAGGGATAAACCCATTAAATGGAAGACCAAAAATAGCATAAGATGTTTTGCAAGAGATGAGGAGATATCTGGTGGCTAATACCGGAGAAGANNNNNNNNNNNNNNNNNNNNNNNNNNNNNNNNNNNNNNNNNNNNNNNNNNNNNNNNNNNNNNNNNNNNNNNNNNNNNNNNNNNNNNNNNNNNNNNNNNNNATCGGCCTGTCTTTGTAAGGTTGAGGGCTTCAAATGATGTGTTCAGAGGACGGTTCTGTTTTGATAAGAGAAGCCTTTTTCATGCTGATGTGAAAAAAGGAAGTAAAGATGTCTTGGAAGAGAAGCAACAGGCAGGGGAGAATTTCAGAAAAGATTCGTAACTGTAGAAAGGTTCTGAGTCGTTGGAAGAAGAAGAGGAGTTTCAACGCAAAGGAAAAAATCAACATACTACAAGACAGGCTAGAATGGCTACAGTCGAGGTCATACCCGTGTGCTTTTGCGGTTAGAAACACTATGATGGAGTTGATTCAAGCTTACAAGGAAGAAGAGGTTTTCTGGAGACAAAAGAGTAAAGATAAATGGCTCCTATTGGGAGACAGAAACTCCAAGTTCTTCCACTCCTCTGTCAAATCGAGTAGATCCAGGAAAAACATCACCAAACTGAAGGATGAACAGGGTAATGAACAATGGTCGGATGCGGCTAAAGCTGAAGTAGCCCTAGAGTACTTTAGGAAGCTCTTTGCGTCCTCAAGCCCAAGATCATACGATCCGGTTTTCCAAAGCATGATACCTAAAGTGACAGGCAGAATGAATGAAGTGCTCACTAAGGACATTTCGAAAGAAGAAGTCAAGGTAGCCATTTTCTCCATCAATCCCGAAAGCACCCCGGGCCCCGATGGCATGACAGGTTTATTCTTCCAAAAGTATTGGGATACTATTGGGGAGGATGTCACAAAAGAGATACAAGAAGTATTTATGACGGGACAGCTTCCAGCTGATTGGAATTTCACCTATCTGTGCCTTCTTCCGAAGACTAGCGACCCGGAGATTATGACGGATCTGA is a genomic window containing:
- the LOC106304427 gene encoding peroxidase 15-like, which produces MATTRTFLVLFSLACSLTLCICDDESNYGGGEGNLFPGFYRSSCPKAEEIVRSVVAQAVAKEARMAASLMRLHFHDCFVQGCDGSLLLDSSGSIGSEKGSNPNSNSARGFDVVDQIKAALENECPGTVSCADLLTLAARDSSVLTGGPSWMVPLGRRDSRSASLSGSNNNIPAPNNTFSTILSRFNNQGLDLTDLVALSGSHTIGFSRCTSFRQRLYNQSGNGSPDITLEQSYATNLRQRCPPSGGDQNLSELDINSAGKFDNSYFKNLIENMGLLNSDQVLFSSNEESSELVKTYAEDQEEFFEQFAESMIKMGNLSPLTGSSGEIRKNCRKINS
- the LOC106302395 gene encoding uncharacterized protein At4g02000-like; its protein translation is MGRALNPECQPMARLIIQMPRKWQKEGRVRGIALSQERFQFIFKNEHDLMNVLEKGVQTFNEWVIVLERWVENLPEDYLQFIPLWVQMRNKPVNYYTTVALEALGDIVGKVKVVAFDPTKPITQDYIRVLVRFNVANPLRTSKVIDLGGGKSMVIRFSYEKVQKKCYHYQRLNHEKPVCPILVRQRQEEAQLRRSRVQEELALKKQVLQEHDPLFGVLLESQVGINPLNGRPKIA